The Phyllopteryx taeniolatus isolate TA_2022b chromosome 17, UOR_Ptae_1.2, whole genome shotgun sequence genome window below encodes:
- the fez1 gene encoding fasciculation and elongation protein zeta-1 isoform X1, which yields MEAPLVCLDEEFEDLRPCRTDEFDHPALNHSSYTSTTVPLASITREDFSELENFSEMMSFKSMEDLVNEFDEKLNVCFHNYNTKTEGLAPIRNQSQNQEDEEQLQDEDVWDALTDNYRASWDGPDSEGFNGNLSDKEIHEKEEEEMNEKNDNANCLNEEPLITADQVIEEIAEMMENSPDPGETEEEDEEESSHCSSRTHPSLLEEIRQLSQASNNNCSYEGLSLMPSSALAELLRHVEAAIREYSEELVSQLARREELEFEKEVKNTFITALIEVQNRQKEQRDSSKRRRRDKALSLQGGMGVVSVTTGTTGTTGHVEKTGSMPVKRFSMEGLSNILQTGIRQTFGSTGNEKQYLNTVIPYEKKGSPPSVDDLQMLTKILFAMKEDSEKVPTLLTDYILKVLHPCSLPC from the exons ATGGAAGCCCCTCTTGTGTGTTTGGATGAAGAGTTTGAGGACCTCCGGCCTTGCCGTACGGATGAGTTTGACCACCCAGCACTCAACCACTCCTCTTACACCTCCACCACCGTCCCGCTGGCCTCCATCACCCGAGAGGACTTCTCTGAGCTGGAGAACTTTTCCGAGATGATGAGTTTCAAGTCTATGGAGGACCTGGTCAACGAGTTTGATGAGAAACTCAACGTCTGCTTTCACAATTACAACACCAAGACCGAGGGCCTGGCACCGATACGCAACCAGTCACAAAACCAAGAGGATGAGGAGCAGCTGCAGGATGAAGA TGTGTGGGATGCCCTAACTGACAACTACAGAGCTTCATGGGACGGCCCAGACTCAGAGGGATTCAACGGAAATCTTTCTGATAAAGAG ATCCatgaaaaagaggaggaggaaatgaatgaaaagaatGACAATGCCAACTGTCTCAACGAAGAGCCTCTCATCACAGCAGATCAG gtcaTTGAGGAGATAGCAGAGATGATGGAGAACTCCCCAGACCCTGGTGAAACcgaggaagaggacgaggaggagagcAGCCATTGCTCCTCCAGGACCCACCCTTCGCTGCTGGAGGAGATCCGACAATTGTCCCAGGCCTCCAACAACAACTGTTCTTATGAAG GCCTGAGTCTGATGCCCAGTTCCGCACTGGCTGAACTACTGCGCCACGTGGAGGCTGCAATCCGGGAGTACTCAGAGGAACTGGTCAGTCAGCTGGCACGGCGTGAAGAGCTGGAGTTTGAAAAAGAGGTCAAGAACACGTTCATCACTGCCCTGATAGAGGTGCAGAACAGGCAGAAGGAGCAGCGAGACAGTAGCAAACGCCGACGCCGGGACAAGGCTTTGAGCCTGCAGGGAGGAATGGGCGTGGTGTCTGTGACCACAGGGACTACTGGCACCACCGGTCATGtggagaaaacaggaagcatgCCTGTCAAG CGTTTCAGTATGGAGGGACTATCCAACATCCTGCAGACGGGCATCAGACAGACATTTGGAAGCACAGGGAATGAAAAACAG TATCTGAACACAGTTATTCCTTATGAGAAGAAAGGCAGCCCTCCATCTGTTGACGACCTACAGATGCTCACAAAAA TTCTTTTTGCCATGAAAGAGGACAGCGAGAAGGTCCCTACTCTGCTAACTGACTACATATTAAAAG
- the fez1 gene encoding fasciculation and elongation protein zeta-1 isoform X2, giving the protein MEAPLVCLDEEFEDLRPCRTDEFDHPALNHSSYTSTTVPLASITREDFSELENFSEMMSFKSMEDLVNEFDEKLNVCFHNYNTKTEGLAPIRNQSQNQEDEEQLQDEDVWDALTDNYRASWDGPDSEGFNGNLSDKEIHEKEEEEMNEKNDNANCLNEEPLITADQVIEEIAEMMENSPDPGETEEEDEEESSHCSSRTHPSLLEEIRQLSQASNNNCSYEGLSLMPSSALAELLRHVEAAIREYSEELVSQLARREELEFEKEVKNTFITALIEVQNRQKEQRDSSKRRRRDKALSLQGGMGVVSVTTGTTGTTGHVEKTGSMPVKRFSMEGLSNILQTGIRQTFGSTGNEKQYLNTVIPYEKKGSPPSVDDLQMLTKILFAMKEDSEKVPTLLTDYILKVLCPT; this is encoded by the exons ATGGAAGCCCCTCTTGTGTGTTTGGATGAAGAGTTTGAGGACCTCCGGCCTTGCCGTACGGATGAGTTTGACCACCCAGCACTCAACCACTCCTCTTACACCTCCACCACCGTCCCGCTGGCCTCCATCACCCGAGAGGACTTCTCTGAGCTGGAGAACTTTTCCGAGATGATGAGTTTCAAGTCTATGGAGGACCTGGTCAACGAGTTTGATGAGAAACTCAACGTCTGCTTTCACAATTACAACACCAAGACCGAGGGCCTGGCACCGATACGCAACCAGTCACAAAACCAAGAGGATGAGGAGCAGCTGCAGGATGAAGA TGTGTGGGATGCCCTAACTGACAACTACAGAGCTTCATGGGACGGCCCAGACTCAGAGGGATTCAACGGAAATCTTTCTGATAAAGAG ATCCatgaaaaagaggaggaggaaatgaatgaaaagaatGACAATGCCAACTGTCTCAACGAAGAGCCTCTCATCACAGCAGATCAG gtcaTTGAGGAGATAGCAGAGATGATGGAGAACTCCCCAGACCCTGGTGAAACcgaggaagaggacgaggaggagagcAGCCATTGCTCCTCCAGGACCCACCCTTCGCTGCTGGAGGAGATCCGACAATTGTCCCAGGCCTCCAACAACAACTGTTCTTATGAAG GCCTGAGTCTGATGCCCAGTTCCGCACTGGCTGAACTACTGCGCCACGTGGAGGCTGCAATCCGGGAGTACTCAGAGGAACTGGTCAGTCAGCTGGCACGGCGTGAAGAGCTGGAGTTTGAAAAAGAGGTCAAGAACACGTTCATCACTGCCCTGATAGAGGTGCAGAACAGGCAGAAGGAGCAGCGAGACAGTAGCAAACGCCGACGCCGGGACAAGGCTTTGAGCCTGCAGGGAGGAATGGGCGTGGTGTCTGTGACCACAGGGACTACTGGCACCACCGGTCATGtggagaaaacaggaagcatgCCTGTCAAG CGTTTCAGTATGGAGGGACTATCCAACATCCTGCAGACGGGCATCAGACAGACATTTGGAAGCACAGGGAATGAAAAACAG TATCTGAACACAGTTATTCCTTATGAGAAGAAAGGCAGCCCTCCATCTGTTGACGACCTACAGATGCTCACAAAAA TTCTTTTTGCCATGAAAGAGGACAGCGAGAAGGTCCCTACTCTGCTAACTGACTACATATTAAAAG TCTTGTGTCCTACCTAA